A stretch of Triticum aestivum cultivar Chinese Spring chromosome 1D, IWGSC CS RefSeq v2.1, whole genome shotgun sequence DNA encodes these proteins:
- the LOC123179872 gene encoding anthocyanidin 3-O-glucosyltransferase has translation MAAAPHVVVVAFPFASHAVKLFRIARALAAAAPAATFSFLCTAAQLQEQQKKSTLLGNLRFVEVPDGLSPSSESDGAAAVPPPHPKMRLKLFMEAAAAGGLREGLETARASAGGARVTCVVGDSFMWMAAKAAAEVEAPWVAVWTGGPSALLAHLRADALRDDIGDKAASRADELLTSHPGLGSYRVRDLPNGIVSGDMNSPIVSLFRRIAEHLPRAATAVAFNTFPGLLPDDLTAALAAELPECLPVGPFHLLPFPGNDDTVETSADPHGCLDWLDRHPARAVAYASFGTVVTAVAGNPEELRELAAGLESSGAPFLWSLPKESWPQLPPGFLDLERGKVVPWAPQAAVLRHASVGAFVTHAGWASVLEGVSAGVPMACRPFFTDQKMNAQLVARVWGFGTVLEEPMTREAVAEAVPSLLAGDQGIRMWEKMQQMSGMAANAFAPDGGSRKNLDKLVKIVCGEL, from the exons ATGGCGGCGGCGCCGCACGTTGTGGtcgtcgccttccccttcgcctcCCACGCGGTGAAGCTGTTCCGCATAGCACGCGCCctcgcggcggcggcgccggccgccaccttctccttcctctgcaccGCCGCGCAGCTACAGGAGCAGCAGAAGAAGAGTACGCTCCTGGGGAACCTGCGCTTCGTGGAGGTCCCGGACGGTTTATCTCCGAGCTCGGAATCGGATGGCGCCGCCGCGgtgccgccgccgcaccccaaGATGCGTCTCAAGCTCTTTATGGAGGCTGCCGCTGCTGGCGGGTTAAGGGAGGGGCTGGAGACGGCTCGGGCCTCCGCGGGCGGCGCCAGGGTGACCTGCGTCGTCGGCGACTCGTTCATGTGGATGGCCGCCAAGGCGGCCGCCGAGGTGGAGGCACCATGGGTTGCCGTCTGGACCGGCGGCCCCAGCGCGCTCCTGGCGCACCTCCGCGCTGACGCGCTGCGCGACGACATCGGCGATAAAG CGGCGAGCCGAGCAGACGAGCTGCTGACCTCGCACCCGGGCCTGGGAAGCTACCGCGTCCGGGACCTCCCCAACGGCATCGTCTCCGGCGACATGAACTCGCCGATCGTCTCCTTGTTCCGCCGCATAGCGGAGCACCTTCCCCGTGCGGCCACCGCCGTCGCCTTCAACACCTTCCCGGGTCTCCTCCCGGACGACCTCACCGCCGCTCTCGCCGCGGAGCTCCCAGAGTGCCTCCCCGTCGGCCCCTTCCACCTTCTCCCATTCCCCGGCAACGACGACACCGTCGAGACCAGCGCCGACCCCCACGGATGCCTCGACTGGCTCGACCGCCACCCCGCCCGTGCCGTCGCGTACGCCAGCTTCGGCACGGTGGTCACTGCCGTGGCAGGAAATCCGGAGGAACTACGCGAGCTCGCAGCCGGGCTGGAGTCCTCCGGCGCGCCGTTCCTCTGGTCGCTGCCGAAGGAGTCCTGGCCGCAGCTCCCGCCGGGGTTCTTGGACCTCGAGCGCGGCAAGGTGGTGCCGTGGGCGCCACAGGCGGCCGTGCTGCGCCACGCGTCGGTTGGGGCCTTCGTCACGCACGCCGGGTGGGCCTCGGTACTGGAGGGGGTGTCCGCCGGCGTGCCCATGGCATGCCGCCCCTTCTTCACCGACCAGAAGATGAACGCGCAGCTGGTGGCGCGTGTCTGGGGTTTCGGCACGGTCTTGGAGGAGCCCATGACGCGCGAGGCCGTTGCGGAGGCGGTGCCGTCGCTGCTCGCCGGTGATCAGGGCATCCGGATGTGGGAAAAGATGCAACAGATGAGTGGCATGGCGGCCAACGCGTTCGCGCCCGATGGCGGTAGCAGAAAAAACTTAGATAAGCTTGTCAAGATAGTCTGTGGAGAACTGTGA
- the LOC123162454 gene encoding tricin synthase 1-like: protein MAASGSDVNASYNIKHLLKSDALYKYILDTTVFPREPECMRDLRLFTDNHQSGIMQSTPEEAQLLQLLIKIAGARNTIEVGVFTGYSLLATALVLPEDGKVVAIDVNRKDFELGLPFIQKAGVAHKVDFREGKALDHLNELLAADPLAQYDFAFVDADKQNYGRYHEQLMRLVRVGGTIVYDNTLWGGTVAGVAVPSLDVLPSVVVDGVVASIAEFLKGFNAELAADPRVDVCQIAVGDGLTICRRLV from the exons ATGGCGGCGAGTGGCAGCGACGTCAATGCGAGCTACAACATCAAGCATCTGCTCAAGAGCGACGCCCTGTACAAGTACATCCTGGATACCACGGTGTTCCCCCGAGAGCCGGAGTGCATGCGCGACCTGCGCCTCTTCACCGACAATCACCAGAG TGGCATCATGCAGTCAACGCCGGAGGAGGcccagctgctgcagctgctgatcAAGATAGCGGGGGCCAGGAACACGATCGAGGTCGGCGTGTTCACGGGCTACTCGCTCCTCGCCACCGCACTAGTGCTGCCGGAGGACGGCAAGGTGGTGGCCATCGACGTCAACCGGAAAGACTTCGAGCTCGGCCTCCCCTTCATCCAGAAGGCCGGCGTGGCGCACAAGGTGGACTTCCGCGAGGGCAAGGCGCTCGACCACCTCAAcgagctcctcgccgccgaccccttGGCTCAGTACGACTTCGCGTTTGTGGATGCCGACAAGCAGAACTACGGGCGGTACCATGAGCAGCTGATGCGGCTGGTCCGCGTCGGCGGCACCATCGTCTACGACAACACGCTCTGGGGTGGCACAGTGGCTGGCGTCGCCGTGCCTTCGTTAGACGTCCTGCCCAGCGTTGTTGTGGACGGTGTCGTCGCGTCCATCGCCGagttcctcaagggcttcaacgcCGAGCTCGCCGCTGACCCGCGCGTCGACGTCTGCCAGATCGCGGTGGGAGACGGCCTCACCATCTGCCGCCGCCTCGTCTGA